Genomic DNA from Streptomyces sp. PCS3-D2:
GGCGCCGGGCGGGAACCACCCGTGACCTGGGCATTTCAGGAGGCGGTCGAAGTCCTGGCCGGCCCGGAGGCGGTGGTCACCGGCCCCGACGCGGGGTCAGGAGCCGCCGCGATGCCCGTCGAGGCCGCGGAGACCGCCCGGCCCGAGGGCCGGGGTTCGGCTGCGGCCGGCTGCCTGCCGTCGCCGCCGAACAGCAGAATGAGGACCGTGACGACCGCGGTGCCGGCGCCGATCGCGCCCACGAGGTCGCCCTTGGGTGCGGTGCCGGACCGCGAATGCTTGTGGACGGCGTACCCGACGAGGAGTCCGGCGCCGAGTACCGCCATGCCGATGTCGTCGATGTGCAGGATCATGGGAGTGGCCTTCCAGGCTGGTGGAGTTCCGCCATGTCGAGCCGCATGCCGGCTCGGGGTAGGCGGACTTTAGAGGGCCTCACGCCACTTGCAACCTGATGCATGGCGGCTGATCAACCGTTCGACGGCGAGCGCGGCCACGTGCCCCTCGGAGGGGCCTGTGAGGGTGAACTGCCCTCAGGCGGGCTGCTGTTCGCTCAGCTCCGGTGCGGGGAGGTCGCGCAGCAGCCAGTTGAGCACGTCGGGCAGTGCGCGCAGGGCCGCGAAGTGGGCGGCGGTCGGCTCGATCGTGGCGGTGGCCCCGGGGATCCGGCGCGCCAGCCAGCGGGAGTGACCCACGGGGGAGAACACGTCGAGCTCCCCGTGCCAGATCAGTACCGGACAGCGGATGTCGGCCGGGTCGAAGCCCCAGGACCGGCTGGAGGCGAGGACGTCGTCGATCCAGCCGTACGCCGAACGGCGCAGCCCCTCACGGTAGTTCCGCAGCAGCATCGACCGCAGCCCGGCGTCCGAGACGATCATGCGATCGTTGGCGGTCAGTTCCCGGCGCAGTTCGTCCAGCAGCCGCCCCGGGTCCTTGCGGATGCCGGCGGCGCGCGGGATCAGCCGGGCGGCCAGTTCCTCGGGGTCGGCGAAGGCGGTGGTGTACTCCTTGACGTTCGACGCCGCCATCCCGGCGAACCAGTCCAGGTCCTCCGCGTCCCGGGGAGCCAGCCCGACCATGGCCGCGGTGCGGGTGACCCGCTCCGGCAGCAGGGCGGCGCAGGCGAGGGCGCCGGCGGCGCCCCCGGAGCGGCCCGCCACGGCGAACCTGTCCAGACCGAAGGCGTCGGCCACGGCGGCCACGTCGTGGGCCACGTCGGCGACGGTGCGGCCCGGATGACGGTCGGAGCCGCCGTAGCCCGGTCTGTCATAGGCGATGAGCTGCATCCGGCGCTGGTAGAGGACCATGCCCCGGGGGGCCGGTCCCAGGCGGCTGCCGGGCATGCCGTGGAGCAGGAAGACGGGTCTGCCGTCCGGATCGCCCCAGCGCTCCACGGTCAGAGCGCGCCCGTCCGCTGTGCGCACCTGATCGCGCACGCGCTCCCTCCCTCACGATCGGTGTGGGTCGTCATGCCGATTGTGCTCGCTGGGGGAGGAGTGCGGTAGGGCGCACTTCGGGGGTGGTTCTTGTGGAGGTTCCCGGGTGCGTGCGCCGTCGTCCGGTGGGGTTCGCGCTGCGGGAGCGCTCCGGCCGGAGGCGGCCGGAGGGGCGGGGTCGGCCCGGAGGGGCGGAGGCGGCCGGGGCGGCGGCCC
This window encodes:
- a CDS encoding alpha/beta fold hydrolase; the protein is MRDQVRTADGRALTVERWGDPDGRPVFLLHGMPGSRLGPAPRGMVLYQRRMQLIAYDRPGYGGSDRHPGRTVADVAHDVAAVADAFGLDRFAVAGRSGGAAGALACAALLPERVTRTAAMVGLAPRDAEDLDWFAGMAASNVKEYTTAFADPEELAARLIPRAAGIRKDPGRLLDELRRELTANDRMIVSDAGLRSMLLRNYREGLRRSAYGWIDDVLASSRSWGFDPADIRCPVLIWHGELDVFSPVGHSRWLARRIPGATATIEPTAAHFAALRALPDVLNWLLRDLPAPELSEQQPA